The following proteins come from a genomic window of Macadamia integrifolia cultivar HAES 741 chromosome 14, SCU_Mint_v3, whole genome shotgun sequence:
- the LOC122060401 gene encoding eukaryotic translation initiation factor 3 subunit E-like: MAQYDLTPRIAPLLDRHLVFPLLEFLQENKLYPDDQILKGKIELLNKTNMVDYAMDIHKSLYHTEEVPQDMVDRRVEVVARLKSLEESAAPLISFLQNPNSVQELRSDKQYNIQMLKERYQIGPEQIDALYQYAKFQFECGNYSGAADYLYQYRALSTNGERSLSALWGKLAAEILMQNWDIALEELNCLREIIDSKVDSKNSASPLNQLQSRIWLMHWSLFIFFNHESGRTGLIDLFFYDRYINAIQTNAPHLLRYLATAFVVNKRRRPQLKEFIRVIQQEQHSYKDPITEFLECLYVDYDFDGAQKKLQECEDVILNDPFLGKRVEEGNFSTVPLWDEFLENARLFIFETYCRIHQCIDMGMLAEKLNMNYEEAERWIVTLVRNAKLDAKIDSESRTVVMEPNHLDVYEQIIENTKALAGRTYKLAHQVLEAAPAQAAR, encoded by the exons TTCCCTCTACTGGAATTCCTTCAAGAGAATAAGCTATACCCCGATGACCAGATCCTCAAAGGAAAGATTGAGCTTCTCAACAAAACAAACATGGTCGATTACGCCATGGACATCCATAAGAGCCTCTACCACACTGAAGAAGTTCCTCAAG ATATGGTTGATAGGCGTGTCGAAGTTGTTGCGAGATTGAAATCTCTGGAAGAGTCGGCTGCGCCATTGATTTCGTTTCTTCAGAACCCTAATTCTGTTCAGGAACTCCGGTCTGATAAGCAATACAATATCCAGATGCTTAAGGAGCGATATcag ATTGGGCCAGAGCAGATAGATGCTTTATATCAGTACGCCAAATTTCAGTTTGAATGTGGAAACTACTCTGGTGCGGCTGACTATCTATATCAATACAGGGCTTTGTCTACAAATGGTGAAAGGAGCTTGAGTGCCTTATGGGGAAAGCTTGCTGCAGAGATACTAATGCAAAATTGGGATATTGCTTTGGAGGAGCTTAATTGCTTGAGAGAAATCATTGACTCAAAGGTTGACTCAAAG AATTCTGCATCGCCATTGAATCAGTTGCAAAGTAGAATTTGGCTGATGCATTGGAGCCTGTTCATATTTTTCAATCATGAAAGTGGCAGAACGGGGCtcattgatttatttttctatgataG GTATATAAATGCCATCCAAACAAATGCACCACATCTTTTACGTTACTTGGCTACTGCATTTGTTGTTAACAAAAGGAGACGACCTCAACTGAAAGAATTTATCAGAGTCATCCAGCAGGAACAGCACTCCTACAAGGATCCAATCACAGAGTTTCTAGAATGTTTATATGTTGACTATGATTTTGATGGTGCTCAAAAGAAGTTGCAAGAGTGTGAAGAT GTAATTCTGAATGACCCTTTCCTTGGAAAACGAGTTGAAGAAGGAAACTTTTCTACTGTACCACTGTGGGATGAGTTCCTTGAAAATGCACGACTCTTTATATTTGAGACATATTGCCGAATTCATCAGTGCATTGATATGGG AATGCTTGCTGAAAAGTTGAATATGAACTATGAGGAGGCTGAGAGATGGATTGTTACTCTTGTTCGGAATGCAAAGCTTGATGCTAAGATTGATTCCGAGTCCAGGACTGTTGTCATGGAGCCCAATCATCTCGATGT TTATGAGCAGATCATAGAGAATACAAAGGCGCTAGCAGGACGGACTTACAAATTGGCACATCAGGTTCTTGAAGCTGCACCGGCACAGGCTGCACGATAG